A genome region from Candidatus Ancaeobacter aquaticus includes the following:
- the purE gene encoding 5-(carboxyamino)imidazole ribonucleotide mutase yields MSVSIVMGSDSDFPIVESAIDVLKKNGIAYDINVISAHRSPDKALAFAQGAVKKGTKIIIAFAGSAAHLAGVIASHTIIPVIGVPVPSSDIKGLDALLSTVQMPSGVPVATMGLGKAGAVNAAILAMQILSLSDSTLQKKLEEHKKELAQKVDAAEKRVKDKCKE; encoded by the coding sequence ATGAGTGTTAGTATTGTAATGGGTAGTGATTCAGATTTTCCGATTGTTGAAAGCGCGATAGACGTGTTGAAAAAGAATGGGATAGCCTATGATATTAATGTCATATCTGCACACAGATCACCTGATAAAGCGTTAGCATTTGCTCAGGGTGCGGTAAAGAAAGGCACTAAAATTATTATTGCGTTTGCTGGAAGTGCAGCGCATCTAGCAGGAGTGATTGCGTCTCACACAATAATTCCCGTTATTGGTGTACCGGTTCCTTCAAGTGATATAAAAGGATTAGACGCTCTTTTATCTACAGTACAGATGCCATCAGGGGTGCCTGTGGCAACAATGGGGTTAGGTAAAGCAGGTGCGGTAAATGCGGCGATCTTAGCAATGCAAATACTTTCTCTTTCAGATAGTACCCTGCAAAAGAAACTTGAAGAGCATAAGAAAGAACTAGCTCAAAAAGTTGATGCTGCTGAAAAAAGAGTAAAAGATAAGTGTAAGGAATAA
- a CDS encoding low molecular weight protein arginine phosphatase, producing the protein MTTILFVCTGNSCRSPMAEGILKNLLRKKYDFKIMSAGTAALEGLSASPHAVEALKKRGIDISGHISRSISEDMIQKSYLVIVMAEEHKKSIIKKYPDAAHKVHLLKEYDENGADSGSMDVADPVTQPEHAYDTCINEMQNSLSNLAIRLIKGEI; encoded by the coding sequence ATGACAACAATCTTATTTGTCTGTACAGGCAACAGTTGCAGGAGTCCGATGGCAGAAGGTATCTTGAAAAATCTGCTGAGAAAAAAATATGATTTCAAGATAATGAGTGCGGGAACAGCAGCTCTTGAAGGGTTATCGGCTTCTCCGCATGCTGTGGAAGCACTGAAGAAAAGAGGAATTGATATATCAGGACATATATCACGTTCAATAAGTGAGGATATGATACAGAAATCATATCTTGTTATTGTGATGGCTGAAGAACACAAGAAATCAATTATAAAGAAATACCCTGATGCTGCACACAAAGTACATTTGTTAAAAGAGTATGATGAAAACGGTGCAGATAGTGGTTCAATGGATGTTGCGGATCCGGTGACACAACCGGAACACGCATACGATACATGTATAAATGAGATGCAAAATTCATTGAGTAATCTTGCTATACGCCTCATAAAAGGGGAAATATAA
- a CDS encoding L-threonylcarbamoyladenylate synthase, with protein MATRVLHVDKDAPDMRSIEEAAQIVRRGGIVAFPTETVYGLACNAARDDAVKKMYALKEREKGKPFTIHIAAQETITHYAVDINAQARKLMRKYWPGPLTMVLPLNESYSGDERLALAPSFEKIIESIHSVGFRFPRHAVAQKFIETCNVPIAAPSANKSGNNSPMCADDVLNDFDGDIELIIDSGPTEYLVGSTVVKCFAETVDILRVGAVASDEIKKCVEDT; from the coding sequence GTGGCAACACGCGTTTTGCATGTCGATAAAGATGCTCCTGATATGCGCAGTATAGAAGAGGCAGCGCAGATTGTACGTCGTGGTGGTATCGTCGCGTTTCCTACTGAAACAGTGTATGGTCTGGCATGTAATGCAGCGCGGGATGATGCTGTTAAGAAGATGTATGCGTTAAAGGAGAGGGAAAAAGGAAAGCCATTTACTATTCACATTGCAGCACAAGAAACAATCACGCACTATGCGGTAGATATTAATGCGCAGGCACGGAAGCTGATGAGGAAGTATTGGCCTGGTCCATTAACTATGGTGCTTCCTTTAAATGAATCGTATTCCGGAGATGAACGCCTTGCGTTAGCACCTAGTTTTGAAAAAATCATAGAATCAATACATTCAGTTGGGTTTCGTTTTCCGCGGCATGCTGTTGCACAAAAGTTTATTGAAACGTGCAATGTCCCTATAGCGGCCCCGAGTGCAAATAAGAGCGGAAACAATTCGCCGATGTGCGCGGATGATGTTTTAAATGATTTTGATGGGGATATAGAGCTTATTATAGATTCAGGCCCTACAGAATATTTGGTGGGGTCAACAGTTGTTAAGTGCTTTGCAGAGACAGTAGATATTTTGAGGGTTGGGGCAGTTGCCAGTGATGAAATAAAAAAATGTGTTGAGGATACATGA
- the rpiB gene encoding ribose 5-phosphate isomerase B: MKVAIGSDHGGYDLKTFVAGYLKEQGYEVTDHGCYDKESVDYPDYAKAVAHDVKDKKTDCGVLICTSGQGMSMTANKVQGIRAALCTDEYAARMSRLHNDANILVMGANPVDEKNARVIMDVWFATEFEGGRHQRRVQKIDNSEN; this comes from the coding sequence ATGAAAGTGGCGATTGGATCTGACCATGGAGGATATGACTTAAAGACTTTTGTTGCGGGTTATTTGAAAGAGCAGGGGTACGAGGTCACTGATCATGGTTGTTATGACAAAGAATCAGTTGATTACCCTGATTACGCTAAAGCTGTTGCGCATGATGTTAAAGATAAAAAAACCGATTGTGGTGTCTTGATATGCACAAGCGGTCAAGGTATGTCTATGACGGCAAATAAGGTACAAGGTATCAGAGCGGCACTTTGTACGGATGAATATGCGGCACGAATGAGCAGGTTGCATAATGATGCAAATATTCTTGTTATGGGAGCAAACCCGGTAGATGAAAAAAATGCGCGGGTTATTATGGATGTATGGTTTGCGACAGAGTTTGAAGGCGGCCGGCATCAAAGACGAGTGCAAAAAATAGATAATAGTGAGAATTAG